A stretch of Arcobacter arenosus DNA encodes these proteins:
- a CDS encoding ABC transporter substrate-binding protein: protein MKYIVILIVLTTLSFSKNLDKVNLYLKWKHQFQFAGFYIAKEKGFFEEEGLDVNIIEPSSNNPINIDKILNEENSFGISDSSLINSVMHGEKLSLIMPILQETPFTFLFLKSSNIKSVNDFKNKRIMLDLNNKENAFAKLFLNKFNINEKNIKVIPSSYDVQDLINKKVDIFNAYISNEPYRLKEEGIEYEYLKSSSLGMNFYGDILFTSIKNEKNNPKRVKSFFNATMKGWQYAFTHIDETIKLILEKYNTQGFSYSKYLFEANSLKELSGINDGTFGKFNFTKINQIISSYFLIDKKLTLKDINNLHIDFLSNERFFIDDKSIVFNKKEIEYLEKKDKITFCVSKGIEPMVFYKNGEFKGISIDFFKMIEKKINKKIQGILTLTPEECDTLLKKKKVDLKPLILTDPNAYSFLKPTVPYYNGYLVLATKISQPYLLDISQLEDKHLGLLKDTEKINTLIKKRFPNLNFVEINGTVENALELIRKDEIYGFLGVSDIISYNIQKYFTHELKIMKRLSDLKDGSIGVVKDDYILHSILNKAILSFSDREKRDIKNKWAYVKEETIIKKEYLINIFFIIFIIILAFFYKQYVLHKSNKQLKIKVNEEVKKNREKDKILFQQMKLASMGEMLNNIAHQWREPLNVINSNVAVIDSIFSKYKIEDKKLENTLTQIESQTKYMSDTIDSFRTFFYPSKEKKEFILSKTIEHVLRIIKFDYEKSNIQINTKILNDKKINGYKGEYIQTVIAILHNSKDAFILNGIKDRRIDICIDNMLTIEDNAGGIDDKLIDRIFEPYFTTKYKNKGTGTGLYMAKMIIENSMNGTLSVEQKKDGTKFKIII, encoded by the coding sequence ATGAAGTATATAGTTATATTAATAGTTTTAACAACTTTATCATTTTCTAAAAATTTAGATAAAGTAAATCTTTACTTAAAATGGAAACATCAATTTCAATTTGCAGGATTTTATATTGCAAAAGAGAAAGGGTTTTTTGAAGAAGAAGGACTAGATGTTAATATTATTGAACCAAGCTCTAATAATCCTATTAATATTGATAAAATTTTGAATGAAGAAAACTCTTTTGGTATCTCTGATTCATCATTAATTAATTCAGTAATGCATGGTGAAAAACTATCATTAATCATGCCTATTTTACAAGAAACTCCTTTTACTTTCTTATTTTTGAAAAGTTCAAATATAAAATCCGTTAATGATTTTAAAAATAAAAGAATAATGTTAGATTTAAATAATAAAGAGAATGCCTTTGCAAAATTGTTTTTAAATAAATTTAATATAAATGAAAAAAATATAAAAGTGATTCCCAGCTCATATGATGTTCAGGATTTAATAAATAAAAAGGTTGATATTTTTAATGCTTATATATCAAATGAACCTTATAGATTAAAAGAAGAGGGGATTGAGTATGAGTATTTAAAAAGCTCCTCTTTAGGAATGAATTTTTATGGAGATATTCTCTTTACTTCAATAAAAAATGAAAAAAATAACCCTAAAAGAGTGAAATCTTTTTTTAATGCAACTATGAAAGGTTGGCAATACGCTTTTACTCACATAGATGAAACAATAAAGTTAATTTTAGAAAAATACAATACTCAAGGATTTAGTTATAGTAAATACCTATTTGAGGCAAATAGTTTAAAAGAATTATCTGGTATCAATGATGGAACTTTTGGAAAGTTTAATTTTACAAAAATTAATCAGATTATTAGCAGCTATTTTTTAATTGATAAAAAACTTACCTTAAAAGATATAAATAATCTTCATATAGACTTCTTGTCAAATGAAAGATTTTTTATAGATGATAAGTCAATAGTTTTTAATAAAAAAGAAATAGAATATTTAGAAAAAAAAGATAAGATTACTTTTTGTGTAAGTAAAGGCATTGAACCTATGGTTTTTTATAAAAATGGGGAATTTAAAGGTATTTCTATAGATTTTTTTAAGATGATTGAAAAAAAAATCAATAAAAAAATCCAAGGGATTCTAACTTTAACGCCAGAAGAGTGTGACACTTTACTAAAAAAGAAAAAGGTGGATTTAAAACCTTTAATTTTAACTGACCCAAATGCTTATAGCTTTTTAAAACCAACAGTACCTTACTATAATGGATACTTAGTATTAGCCACAAAAATTAGTCAACCATATTTATTAGATATTTCTCAATTAGAAGATAAACATTTAGGTTTATTAAAAGATACAGAAAAAATTAATACTCTTATTAAAAAAAGATTTCCAAACCTTAATTTTGTAGAGATTAATGGAACAGTTGAAAATGCATTGGAACTAATAAGAAAAGATGAAATTTATGGCTTTTTAGGTGTTTCAGATATCATCTCATACAATATACAAAAATATTTTACCCATGAATTAAAGATTATGAAAAGATTAAGTGACTTAAAAGATGGAAGTATAGGTGTTGTAAAAGATGATTATATTTTACATTCAATTTTAAATAAAGCAATTTTAAGTTTCAGTGATAGAGAAAAAAGAGATATTAAAAATAAATGGGCTTATGTTAAAGAAGAAACAATAATAAAAAAAGAGTATTTAATTAATATCTTTTTTATTATCTTTATAATCATTTTGGCTTTTTTTTATAAACAATATGTTTTACATAAATCAAATAAACAACTTAAAATAAAAGTTAATGAAGAAGTAAAAAAAAATAGAGAAAAAGATAAAATCCTTTTTCAGCAAATGAAGCTTGCTAGTATGGGAGAGATGTTAAATAACATTGCCCATCAATGGAGAGAACCTTTAAATGTAATAAATTCAAATGTTGCAGTAATTGATTCTATATTTTCCAAATATAAAATTGAAGATAAAAAACTAGAAAATACACTTACTCAAATTGAGTCACAAACAAAATATATGTCTGATACTATTGATAGTTTTAGAACATTTTTTTACCCCTCAAAAGAAAAGAAAGAGTTTATTTTATCTAAAACTATAGAGCATGTGTTAAGAATAATAAAATTTGATTATGAAAAATCTAATATCCAAATAAACACAAAAATTTTAAATGATAAAAAGATCAATGGTTATAAAGGTGAATATATTCAAACAGTAATTGCCATATTGCATAATTCGAAGGATGCTTTTATTTTAAATGGGATTAAAGACCGAAGAATAGATATTTGTATTGATAATATGCTTACAATAGAAGATAATGCCGGAGGGATAGATGATAAGTTAATTGATAGAATTTTTGAACCTTATTTTACAACAAAATATAAAAATAAAGGGACAGGAACTGGTCTTTATATGGCTAAAATGATTATAGAAAATTCTATGAATGGTACGTTAAGTGTTGAACAAAAAAAAGATGGAACAAAATTCAAAATTATAATTTAA
- a CDS encoding bifunctional heptose 7-phosphate kinase/heptose 1-phosphate adenyltransferase, producing MIKTDVKPKILVIGDLMIDAYLIGSCDRIALDAPVPVLDIKEEIDVLGGAGNVVRNLASLGAKVSVMSVTGDGQNGKELKHLLDQLETKSFILEQKGRKTSRKTRIMSNGKQIFRFDHESKNNISFDNVKKLYSKLQEKIKAYDAILLADYGKGVLTRDFTQKIIQYANKHDVKTIVDPYGDDYSKYQGAYLIIPNKDEASKVTGIDIDNDDRLLDALKEIKNKFETKEAIVTLSEEGVAVLNENNKLSVLPTVPLEVFDVTGSGDTLLASMGYALAGNNDIISSVEFANLATGVVLRKAGTSTVSIDEIQSDQTYLDRKIIERNLSCKLN from the coding sequence ATGATTAAAACTGATGTAAAGCCAAAGATATTAGTAATTGGTGATTTGATGATAGATGCTTATTTAATTGGTAGTTGTGATAGAATTGCTTTAGATGCACCTGTTCCTGTTCTTGATATTAAAGAGGAGATTGATGTTTTAGGTGGAGCTGGAAATGTTGTTAGAAATTTAGCCTCTTTAGGTGCAAAAGTTTCAGTTATGTCAGTAACTGGTGATGGTCAAAATGGTAAAGAATTAAAACATTTACTTGACCAACTTGAAACAAAATCTTTTATTTTAGAACAAAAGGGAAGAAAAACTTCAAGAAAAACTAGAATTATGTCAAATGGTAAACAAATTTTTAGATTTGATCATGAAAGTAAAAACAATATCTCTTTTGATAATGTTAAAAAACTTTATTCGAAACTTCAAGAAAAGATTAAAGCATATGATGCAATTTTATTAGCAGATTATGGTAAAGGTGTTCTAACAAGAGACTTTACACAAAAAATTATTCAATATGCAAATAAACATGATGTAAAAACAATTGTTGACCCATATGGAGATGATTATTCAAAATATCAAGGTGCATATTTAATTATTCCGAATAAAGACGAGGCTTCAAAAGTTACTGGAATCGATATTGATAATGATGATAGACTTTTAGATGCTTTAAAAGAGATAAAAAATAAATTTGAAACAAAAGAAGCAATTGTTACTCTATCAGAAGAGGGTGTTGCAGTTTTAAATGAAAATAATAAATTATCAGTTTTACCAACTGTTCCTTTAGAGGTTTTTGATGTAACAGGTTCAGGTGATACTCTATTAGCTTCAATGGGTTATGCCCTTGCAGGAAACAATGATATTATTAGTTCAGTTGAATTTGCTAACTTAGCAACTGGAGTTGTTTTAAGAAAAGCTGGAACTTCTACAGTTTCAATTGACGAGATACAATCTGATCAAACATATCTTGATAGAAAAATTATCGAGAGAAATTTAAGCTGTAAACTTAACTAA
- a CDS encoding leucyl aminopeptidase, whose amino-acid sequence MKVNLVENSFEKEESEIEIYITDDIENTKDKELLDLLGFEEKDESVILLPEVGRIYVGCEDNDYDSIAIAISCAIKKFQSTKFESAKIKLDDLNLKALVEGAILGSYKFCEYKSEKKKVKKQELNICVPKITKEMQKEFDDSKIIAKSVNKTRNIVNTTPADFYPKVMADTAKKIAKENNLDFRIEGEEYLEKNGMFAMLSVGRASIHESKLIHLTYKPENPKKKVVLVGKGLTYDSGGLSLKPADFMVTMKSDKSGGSAVLGIMNAVAKLGLDVEVHGIIGAVENMIGGDAYKPDDVLVAKNGKTIEVRNTDAEGRLVLADCLCYAQDEIEDIDYIFDYATLTGACVVGVGEYTSGIMGRNIELKRSIVANALEAGEYATTLPFNRFLRKTLKSEIADISNIANTRYGGAITAGLFLDNFIYEENKDKWIHHDIAGPAFVEKAWGYNPHGASGAGVRMTLEFLKNID is encoded by the coding sequence TTGAAGGTTAATTTAGTAGAAAATAGTTTTGAAAAAGAAGAATCTGAAATTGAAATATATATAACTGATGATATTGAAAATACAAAAGACAAAGAACTTTTAGACCTTTTAGGGTTTGAAGAAAAAGATGAAAGTGTTATCTTACTTCCTGAAGTTGGAAGAATTTATGTAGGGTGTGAAGATAATGATTATGATAGTATTGCAATTGCTATTTCATGTGCTATTAAAAAATTCCAATCTACAAAATTTGAAAGTGCAAAAATAAAATTAGATGATTTAAATTTAAAAGCTCTAGTTGAAGGTGCTATTTTAGGTTCATATAAATTTTGTGAATATAAATCAGAAAAGAAAAAAGTAAAAAAACAAGAATTAAATATTTGTGTACCTAAAATCACAAAAGAGATGCAAAAAGAGTTTGATGATTCGAAAATTATTGCAAAATCTGTTAATAAAACTAGAAATATTGTAAATACTACACCAGCAGATTTTTATCCAAAAGTTATGGCTGATACGGCAAAAAAAATTGCTAAAGAGAATAATCTTGATTTTAGAATTGAGGGTGAAGAGTATTTGGAAAAAAATGGAATGTTTGCGATGCTTTCTGTAGGTCGTGCTTCTATACATGAATCAAAATTAATACATTTAACTTATAAACCAGAAAACCCTAAGAAAAAAGTTGTCTTAGTTGGTAAGGGGTTAACATATGATTCTGGTGGATTATCACTTAAACCAGCAGATTTTATGGTTACGATGAAGTCTGATAAAAGTGGTGGAAGTGCTGTTTTAGGTATAATGAATGCTGTTGCAAAATTAGGACTTGATGTTGAAGTTCATGGAATTATAGGTGCAGTAGAAAATATGATTGGTGGAGATGCTTATAAACCGGATGATGTTTTAGTAGCTAAAAATGGTAAAACTATTGAAGTTAGAAACACTGATGCAGAGGGTAGATTAGTTCTTGCTGATTGTTTATGTTATGCCCAAGATGAGATTGAAGATATAGACTATATCTTTGATTATGCAACTTTAACAGGAGCTTGCGTTGTTGGTGTTGGTGAATATACATCTGGAATAATGGGAAGAAATATTGAACTAAAAAGATCAATTGTTGCAAATGCTTTAGAAGCAGGTGAATATGCAACAACTTTACCTTTTAACAGATTTTTAAGAAAAACTTTAAAATCAGAAATTGCAGATATTTCAAATATCGCAAACACAAGATATGGTGGAGCAATAACAGCTGGATTATTTTTAGACAATTTTATATATGAAGAGAATAAAGACAAATGGATTCACCATGATATTGCTGGACCTGCATTTGTAGAAAAAGCATGGGGTTATAATCCACATGGTGCAAGTGGGGCTGGAGTTAGAATGACTCTAGAATTTTTGAAAAATATTGACTAA
- a CDS encoding DedA family protein produces MLEKLQNNSGKILFLVVALFVIFLGYNLYQAPVEGLENKFIYLLKTYGYIILFAWSILEGEAGLIMAGLLSHTGDMNLYLAVFVAGLGGFAGDQIYFYTGRFNKSYVHKKFKGQRRKFALAHLLLVKYGWPIIFIQRYMYGMRTIIPISIGLTRYSAKMFAFINLISAWVWAAITIVPAWYFGEEILVVLKWVKEHWYYAAPFGIIIGGSIIYYFHSVTKKKEKNFEG; encoded by the coding sequence ATGTTAGAAAAATTACAAAATAATTCAGGAAAGATACTCTTTTTAGTTGTAGCATTATTTGTAATCTTTTTAGGTTACAATTTATATCAAGCTCCTGTAGAAGGTTTAGAAAACAAATTTATATATTTACTAAAAACCTATGGATATATAATACTTTTTGCATGGAGTATCCTAGAGGGTGAAGCTGGTCTTATTATGGCTGGACTTTTATCTCATACAGGTGATATGAACCTTTATTTAGCAGTTTTTGTTGCTGGATTAGGTGGTTTTGCTGGTGATCAGATATACTTTTATACAGGAAGATTTAATAAATCTTATGTACATAAAAAATTTAAAGGGCAAAGAAGAAAATTTGCCTTAGCACACTTACTTTTAGTAAAATATGGTTGGCCAATTATTTTTATTCAAAGATATATGTATGGGATGAGAACAATTATCCCTATCTCAATTGGTCTTACAAGATATAGTGCAAAAATGTTTGCTTTTATTAATTTAATTAGTGCGTGGGTGTGGGCTGCAATTACTATTGTACCAGCATGGTATTTTGGTGAAGAGATTTTAGTAGTATTGAAATGGGTAAAAGAACATTGGTATTACGCAGCACCATTTGGAATAATTATTGGTGGAAGTATAATTTATTATTTCCATAGTGTAACTAAGAAAAAGGAGAAAAACTTTGAAGGTTAA
- the trpB gene encoding tryptophan synthase subunit beta translates to MKKDFYIPKTSTFDPDANGHFGIFGGRYVPETLMPILKELEIEYEKYRHDEDFWKEVDGYLKDYVGRENPLYFAKNISEEIGAKVYLKREDLNHTGAHKVNNVIAQGLLAKKLGKKKVIAETGAGQHGVATATIAALLGLECTVFMGAKDVARQELNVFRMKLLGAKVIAVESGSKTLKDAMNDAIRYWVTNARDTFYIIGTVAGPHPYPVMVRDFQAIIGYEARAQILKKEGRLPDYVVACIGGGSNAIGMFSHFLEDKETTCVGIEAGGLGLDTDKHGCSLEKGSPGILHGQCSYLLQDENGQVLEAHSISAGLDYPGIGPEHSFHKDNKTVEYDSVTDKEAIDAFVWLSQKEGIIPAFESAHAIAYLKKAKDKLKDKLVIINLSGRGDKDMVQAKDLLHFD, encoded by the coding sequence ATGAAAAAAGATTTTTATATACCAAAAACATCAACATTTGATCCAGATGCTAATGGACATTTTGGAATTTTTGGGGGAAGATATGTCCCTGAGACATTAATGCCTATTTTAAAAGAGCTTGAAATTGAGTATGAAAAATATAGACATGATGAAGATTTCTGGAAAGAGGTTGATGGATATTTAAAAGATTATGTGGGAAGAGAAAATCCCCTATATTTTGCTAAAAATATAAGTGAAGAGATTGGTGCAAAAGTTTATTTAAAAAGAGAAGACTTAAACCATACGGGAGCTCATAAAGTAAATAATGTTATTGCTCAAGGATTACTTGCAAAAAAACTTGGAAAGAAAAAGGTAATTGCTGAAACAGGAGCAGGTCAACATGGTGTTGCAACTGCAACTATTGCTGCTTTACTTGGTCTTGAATGTACTGTATTTATGGGTGCAAAAGATGTTGCTAGACAAGAATTAAACGTATTTAGAATGAAACTACTTGGTGCAAAAGTAATTGCAGTTGAATCGGGAAGTAAAACATTAAAAGATGCTATGAATGATGCAATTAGATACTGGGTTACAAATGCAAGAGATACATTTTATATAATTGGAACAGTAGCAGGTCCCCATCCTTATCCCGTTATGGTTAGAGACTTCCAAGCAATTATAGGATACGAAGCAAGGGCTCAAATCTTAAAAAAAGAGGGTAGATTACCAGACTATGTTGTTGCTTGTATTGGTGGTGGATCTAATGCAATTGGTATGTTTTCACATTTCTTAGAAGATAAAGAAACAACTTGTGTAGGTATTGAAGCTGGTGGATTAGGACTTGATACCGATAAACATGGTTGTTCTTTAGAAAAAGGAAGTCCTGGAATTTTACATGGTCAATGCTCTTATTTACTTCAAGATGAAAATGGTCAAGTTTTAGAAGCACACTCTATTAGTGCTGGACTTGATTATCCAGGGATTGGACCAGAACACTCTTTTCATAAAGATAATAAGACTGTTGAATATGATTCTGTAACAGATAAAGAAGCTATAGATGCTTTTGTATGGTTATCTCAAAAAGAGGGGATTATCCCTGCCTTTGAAAGTGCCCACGCAATAGCATATTTAAAGAAAGCAAAAGATAAATTAAAAGATAAATTAGTAATTATTAATCTTTCAGGGCGTGGCGATAAAGATATGGTTCAAGCAAAAGACCTATTGCATTTTGATTAA
- a CDS encoding adenine phosphoribosyltransferase: MILSQADKELINNSIRDVKDFPKEGIVFKDITTLLNNKVAFQTLMNHLEERYKSYDLDYVAGIDSRGFIFGAALADRLNIGFVPVRKKGKLPSTTVCEKYELEYGFDEVEIHLDAFPIDNARVLLIDDLIATGGTANASAKLIKDVKANLVETCFLINLTFLNGVKRLEEHAPVYTIIDI, from the coding sequence ATGATTTTAAGTCAAGCTGATAAAGAATTAATTAACAACTCAATTAGAGATGTAAAAGATTTCCCAAAAGAGGGGATTGTATTTAAAGATATTACTACTTTATTAAATAATAAAGTTGCTTTCCAAACCTTAATGAACCACTTAGAAGAAAGATATAAGAGTTATGATTTAGATTATGTTGCAGGTATTGATTCTAGAGGTTTTATTTTTGGAGCTGCTTTAGCTGATAGACTTAATATAGGTTTTGTTCCAGTTAGAAAGAAGGGTAAACTACCTTCAACAACAGTTTGTGAAAAGTATGAACTAGAATATGGTTTTGATGAGGTTGAGATTCATTTAGATGCCTTTCCAATTGATAATGCAAGGGTATTATTAATTGATGATTTAATAGCAACAGGTGGAACTGCAAATGCTTCTGCAAAATTAATTAAAGATGTAAAAGCAAATTTAGTTGAAACTTGTTTCTTAATTAACCTTACTTTTTTAAATGGTGTAAAAAGATTAGAAGAACATGCACCAGTATATACAATAATAGATATTTAA
- a CDS encoding type II secretion system protein — protein sequence MKKGFSLLELIFAIVVIGIIASFAIPKYLDTRDDAVASTIQRDLATATTSIQTYYLTKRSISDISDAVQLNTANWTLDNTKLIMTSKNGNGCAKLTIANEKITINIDTNEDICSKLSNLGVTDGTEINLI from the coding sequence ATGAAAAAAGGTTTCTCTCTTTTGGAACTAATCTTCGCCATTGTTGTTATTGGAATAATCGCATCTTTTGCAATACCTAAATATTTAGATACAAGAGATGATGCAGTTGCTTCAACTATTCAAAGGGATTTAGCAACAGCTACTACTTCTATTCAAACTTATTATTTGACAAAAAGAAGTATCTCTGATATTTCAGATGCTGTTCAGTTAAATACTGCAAATTGGACTCTTGATAATACAAAGTTAATAATGACATCAAAAAATGGAAATGGATGTGCAAAATTAACTATTGCAAATGAAAAAATAACGATTAATATTGATACTAATGAAGATATTTGTTCTAAACTTTCTAACTTAGGAGTCACTGATGGTACAGAAATTAATCTAATCTAA